The nucleotide sequence CTGCGGCAATTCGATCTTCAGTTGATTTGCAGTCCGACTTGCTCCAAGCGGCGACCACTTCTTTCCATCCATCCACAGCCCGCCTACGGATCCGGTAGGGCTCTACAGCACCTGACGTTACCGAACGTTCCTTGCAGAACGAATCCAGCCATTCCCTGGCCCTAGCCGGGACATTGGCAATTCTTTTGGCATCTTCCTCAAATTTATGGCGTTCCGCCTCGGCACGCTTTATCCACTTATGAGCCAGCGAAATACGACGCGCCGCGTGGTCAAGCATGACTGCGAAAATGTAATGCCTCGCTGTACCCCATTTGTAATCGACGTCATATTTTGAATAATCAGCAACTGAAACGGGTTGACCATCCTTATCGACTCGATAGGTGAACCCACAAACAGACTCCACGTCATTAAGGATGGCGTCGGAGTATGGTCGTTGCCCCTTCGATCCGATTTTAGATTTACAGCTTTCCGCACGCGTATTTGCCTTCTTCTTGAGATCGTCAAGGTGCGATTTGTTCAGTGACGTATTCTGTCGAAGCAGTTCATGAACTGGATTGGGCGTATGACCAGTGTAGCTGCTCAGCCCAATTATCCAGTCAAGTCCATTTGTTGCTTTGGATTCCTTGGTATCGAAATGCTGCCGGAGTTCACTCACGAGGTCATCTACTGTAGATGATCCACCCTGGCTGGCATTGTCAGCCCACGCCGCGATTTTTCCATAGATGTCGGACATGCGGCAGAAGTCGGCTCCTTCACTGGTACCGTATCGGCTGCTGAGCCATTGCCCTGCCTTCTGGACGAGATCCTTCGCTTTGTCCTCTTGCTCTGTCTCGGAAGATTTATCTTCGGGGTCTTTCATCGGGGTTAGATAGGCATCACGACTTCCGAAAAAGCGTTCCAGCATATCCCATGCTTCCTCGCGTGTGAGTGAGGAACCTACTGATTTGACCGCCTCATCAAACACCTTGCTCCGGTTGACCCAAACGGCGTCGTCACGGATGGCAGCCGAAAGAGATGCAGAGCAATCCCTCTTCCAATCGTCAATCTCGCTTTTCGCAACTTTCCTGCTTTGGAGGATTTCTTCAAGCGCCGATACAACGTTGTCGTTCCGATCTTTTGCAGGCTCATCACCGGATGCAACGATGTAACTCGACGGAGCCCCAAGCTTCGACTCCACCGAAAGCCATGACAGGGCTAACAGAATACGCCGCGCCTTGCGCTCCTCTGGTGTAGGATCACGGTCAGGTTTCCCTTTCCCACCCTTGACTTTTGTATCCGCCAGCGTATGGTCCAACCCTCCGCGCAACGTGAGCAGCCAATCGCCGAACACTTTGGCCCCTTTATTGACTGCCTCATGGGTATGCCAAAGCGCCTCACGCCATGAAAGATCACTCGGGTCAGCTCCACGGAGTCGAAGTGTGTAGGCTCGCTGGGTGACGGGTGGATTATTGGATAGCGGCATCTGTCCCCTCCCGCAATTTTCATATGCCTTTTTGACGATGTGTGATTTACAATCTCTCGGAATGATTCCCCGTTGTCCATATAATCAACCGATTGAAATTCGACAAATCCATTGAATCGTCACTCATGGTTATGGTATAAATGCCGGATCGCTCATGGCTTATACTGTTTTCTCGGAAAAATACGCGAGGGAAAAATGGGAATCAGAGTCTTTTCGCGATACGCCGCGAAAATCGATTGGGGGTGCCTTCGATGTTCTTCGTTCCTTGCTTTCCGGTATGGATAAGCACCCGCTTGAAACAGCAAAGAACCATGCTCGAAAAGTCAGCAATTCTTTCGGTATTGTTAATGCTGATTCAAATAGCTATCATGGTTCTCCCCCTGACGGCCCCGATGCATGTCCACCGATTAGCCATTCAATGACATCCACCACCTGAATCTCCATCCCCTCATGCCGGATGACCTCTCCCGGCCCTTTGGACAAAATAAGAAGTCTGGCATCATGGGCATATGGAATGTCTACCGCTGCCTTGAAGAGCGCCCTGATCTCCCGATTGCGTGTTTTAGGTTTGATCATCTCCTGGCAGACCTGCATCAACAGATGGATCTGCCCATCCTTCAATGCAATACAATCCACCTCCAGGCCTTTGCTCGTCTTGCCGTAGTACAACTCCCATCCCTGACGAAGGAGTTCGTTGATCACAACGGTCTCCAGCAGTTTTCCGCTGTCTCGATGGCAAAAACCGCGCGAAAGGGCAGAAAGTCCCGTATCCACGGCATGAATCTTTTTAGGGTTTGCCGCTTGTCGCCGCTGGGACCAATCGAAAAGCGGCAGGCGATTGATCAGAAAGGCCCCTTCCAGGTACTCCACATAGCTGTTCAGCAGATGATACGAGCTGCCGAAGCTCCCCTTGAGAGAGTTCAGCGACAGGATAGTGGCGGTGTTTGCCAGTAAATATCTTGAAAGGTTCAGGAGGGATTCCACACTGTCCAGCCGGTGGCGTGCTGCCACATCCCTGAGCAGTATCGAATCGAAGTATGCACGAAGCTCCAGCCTCTTTACTTCGGGATCTTCAATTCTGGCGACTCTGGGAAAGGCGCCCCAGGCAAGATAATCGTCAAAGGCGCCGGCGATTTCAATTCGCAACCGGATTATATCCAGCGGTGAGCTTACGGATATGCCACGAAATGTAAGGAACTCGGCAAATGAGAGGGGATGCACGGTTAAAGTCAGATAGCGTCCGCTCAGGACCGTGCCGATTTCCCTTCCCAGAAGATGGGCATTGGAACCGGTGACATAGAGCCGCGACCGGTGCAGTTCATATTCCGTGAGCAGCCATTTGTCAAATCCCGAAATATTCTGCACTTCATCCAAGAAGATATGCGGCGGGCCAACCGGGCGAAAATGACGTTGGTGCAGTTCGCGGATGCGAGTCAGAAGCGTTGGTGTAAGGTCACCCATGAATCGGGGATCTTCCATGTTGAGGAAGAGAATGTCGCTTTTTGGCACACCATCAGCCAGCAGATAACGGACAGCATTGCGCAGGATGGTAGATTTGCCGCAACGCCGCACTCCCTGAAGCACAACAATCTCACCTGTTGCGCTCAGGGCGCGCAACCGATTTTCGTAAAACGGACGGGATACCGTCTCAGGCTCAGGACGGTCCCAGTCATTCCAATCCGTCAAAGCCTGAAGGATTTCATGGTCCAATACACCTGAATCGGTTCTCATAGTGACTGATAATTACACCATATCGGTTGACATGACAATCGATATCTTTATGCGTGTGATATTGAGGCAAAGCTTACCATAAGGCTTGCCTTCACAAGATCGCCTGTTCAATCAATCACGATGCAGGGTTTCTCGCATTCAAGGGATGTTTCGGAGAGGACTTCGGCAATCCTGAGAATGGCATTCATGGGGGCCCGGATTTCATGGCTCATGCGGGCCAGAAAATCGCTCTTGTGCCGATTTGCCTTATCCGCCGCATCCTTGTCACTCCAGAATCGCTGGGCCTGAATGGCGACCTTCACGAAGGCGGATTGAAAATACGTCTTCCAGCAGGCTTCCCGGACAAACCGGATGGACATGAACAAGTCAATAGAGCAGGATCAACCAAAGGGTTTTCTTCATGGACGTTCAATTTCCCTTATAGACGATTCGTTCATCGAGCGGAGTTCGGACAAAATTTTCGGGAAATGCGCCCGATACGGGATCAGCGCCCTTACGGGCTTCAAGGCATGGAGACGGATCGGTGACGAGCGGGTTTTTCCGGATATCGATTCCCGATACGGGTGCGCTGAATTCCAGAGCGATCTGGTTCGGGTCGAAGGTATAAATGGAATGAATGAAATGGTGATCGATCGGCTCGGAAACCCAGAAGCCTGCGGCATCCAGCCGATCCCGAAGCTCCCACAGTTCTTCCTCGTTCTCCACACCGATCGATACATGATCGAAAACGAAAGGCCCTTTCACCGGCACGCCGGGATCCTTGGGTTTGGCGGGCAGGACATCGGGCCATTCGAAAAAGGCGATCATGTCGGTTGCGGAGACTTCGAAAAAATAATGGCGGTATCCGGGCCTGCCGAGACACGCCACCAGCCGCAAACCGATTAAATCCCGCCAGAAGCGGATGGTCATATCCATGTCGGATGTGGCCATCGCCAGGTGATGGATGCCGGTGGTTTGAATGCTTCGCATGGCGGAAAGAGACCGTTATCCGATTGCCTGTTTGACAATGCCAAGCAGCTTGTCGCGATCGAAGGGTTTGTGGATGTAGGCGATGGCATCCTTCACCGCGTGCTGCCCGGCAAGCCCCGTAATCACGATGATCGGAATCTTGCGAAGCTCCGCATCTTTGGTAAGCTTCCGATAAAACCGGCTTCCCCACTCGTTGGGCATTTCCAGATCGAGCGTGATCAGATCGGGCCTTTCCCGCTGCACCACTTCCATGGCCTGGAGCCCGTCCGATGCCGTGCAGGTTTCGTATCCATTGTCCTGAAACAGCGTTTCCAGGTATGAAACAATGATCGGATCATCGTCGATGACCATGATTTTTTTCGGCATGATGCGCCTCCTGATCTCGCCAACTCCCTATGCGGGATTCGTTTCAACCCGGGATGGGATTTCCGGATTCGGATGGCTTTCCAGTTACCCAAATATCATTTCACATGGCATTGCCCGCACATGATAGGACCTTTGCCGCTTTTCTCGTGACAACCTTTGCAATTGAGATGAAAAGCCTTGGTAAGTCCCGGCTGGGCGCCCTTGTCCTTCAGGCCGTGGCAATCGGAGCACCTGCGGTCTTCGGATGTCTCGTTCTCCACTTTTTTCCCGTCCTTGTACACATGATGGCACTCCCCGCAATCCTCGATCTTTGCAGCCTCGTTGTGCTGCTCGTGTTGAAACACGGCCGCCGGTCTTTGCGGATTGGGAAAGACCTTGTTGTCCACATGGGTCATGTTCTCCTGAGAAAAACCCACAACGACCCAGCAAAGGAACCCCTCAACGGCGGCAAGCCCGTAACCGATCCTTCGATTCATGGCGTTCCTCCTTTACGCTTTCTCGGGTTTTTCCATGACGGCATAGAGAATGTCGCTGATGAATTTGACATCCATTTCGAGGCCGTAATGGTGGTTGATGTCCTCGAGGCCGCTGTGGCAGTTGTGACAGGGAGCGATGAGCGTCTTGGCGCCCTTGCTCTTGGTCTCGAACAACTGTTCGGCCTTCACCCGGTTGCCCAGCATGCGGGTCATTTTGTAGGGAGGCCCGCAATTGATGACCCCGCCGCCTGCGCAGCAGCAGTAATTGTGTTCCCGGTTGGGGTGCATCTCGATCAGGTTTTCACATATCTGCGAAACCACATACCGGGCCTTCTCGTGCAGCCCCCGGCCCCGCACCACATTGCAGGGATCGTGCAGCGTCACCGGATCGGTCCATTTTTTGGCGATCTTGATGCGGCCTTCCTTCAGCAGATCGTAATAGAACTCGATGGCATGCACGATGGGAATGGGCGGCATTTTCCAGCCCAGCCACCGGTTTCCCATATCATAAACCGATCGGAACGCATGGCCGCATTCGCCCATCACGATTTTCTTCACCTTGAGCCGAATAGCCGTTTCGAAATGCCTGCGCTTGATCCGGCCCATCAGTTCATTGTCTCCGGTATACATCGCCATATCGCTGTTGTCCCAACCGGAAGTCGCCGGCATTGTCCAATTCATTCCGGCTGCGTTCATGATGATGGCTGCCTGATAGATGAGCTGCGCCTGAAATTTGGGCTCCGGACCGATCACCGAATACATGATCTCTGCCCCTTCCTTCTCGAGCGGAATCCGCAGGCCGGCGACCTCGCCTCTGGCCTCATCTTCCTGCCACTGGAGGGTATCCGGCCATTCGTCTCCCTTCACCCACATCTGGTTCATCGTTGCCGAATGGCTGTGGGCCGTCGACTGGATATACAGCGGGGTCATGCCGAGCAGATGAACGATGCGCCGGACGACGAGCATGAGATAGGCGATATCGATGCCAAAAGGGCAATACATGGAGCAGCGTTTGCAAGCATTGCATTGGGTGTGAGCGATTTCGGCCGCACGCTTCATGAACTCGGGTGATACCCGGCCTTTTTTGCGGATCATCTCCCAAAGCGTCTGCTTGACCTTTCCTGCAGGGGAATAATGCGGATCCTTGTCATGGGAAAGATAATAATGGCAACCCTCGGAGCACAGGCCGCAATGCACACAGGTATCGACATACACCCGTATCCGGGCCCCGCCTTCGCCATAGAGTACCCGATTGATCACCTCGGCGATCCGCTCTTCCGTCAGACGCGAGGCCCCTTTCTCGATTCCTTCGTCCAGAACGGTCTTTTCTTCCGCTGGCACAGCATCGTGAACCATACGGTATCCCTCCTTCCATCCATCCCGGGCTATCGCCAACAACCCAAATCCATGCCTGTTGTTTTCCGATGGCTCGTTGGACATCGAAAAGATTGCTTACGCGGTTTCGGTTCGAATGTCATCATTCTAATGGCAAAATGGAATCACCAGTCTCTGGCATGTCGAACGGCACCGAATTCCGAACCGGTATAGGCCCGGGTGAACGGGAAAAACAGCATGTGCGTCAATCTCGTAAACGGAATGATCATCAGCATGATCTCCCCTGTCAGCACATGCAGAATGGAAAACAGGGGATATCCGGAAACCTGATGGTATGCCAGAAATCCGGTAACGAAGGGAGCCGCTACCAGCAAGAGGATGACGTAATCGGATGCCGATGTCAAAAAGCGCACCTCAGCCTGAGTCATTCGCCGGATCCAGAAAAACGCGCAGCAGGCGATCACGACAACCGTCAATATGTCCGCTGCGGCATCCGGCAGGCTCCAATAGGACACATTCCAATTTTCATCCCAGAGAACGACATGCGAGAGCAAAAAGATGGGAGTGAAGATGAGCGCCAGATGAAAGATGAAGGTGACCGCCGTCAGCACCGCATGCCGCCGCATGTTGACTGGGCCGTACGGGATGAGCCAGTTGAAGATCGACCGAAGGCCATAGCTCATGCTGAAATAGGAAAAAATGAATGCTTCCTTTTTGCGCACCAGATAGAGCATATGGCCGATGCGAACGAGAGAACCCGCCACAAAGACCAGAAAGGCGATCCATGCCAGCGGGCCGGTGACGAATCGATACAGATCGTTCATTTCCGTCCTCCCAGATCAAAAAGTGTTCCTTCAACAGCCAGACAAACCATCACAGAACATCCCCGATCGGCAACACCCGGCGCACATAGACACCCTGCTCGATCGAGCGCAGGAGAATTTGGGTGCCATCCGGATTGAATTCGGGATTCCATGCCGCCTCACCACGGAATGGCAGCAGCCTGTCGTTGATCAGAAAACCGTATTGTTTTTCGATTTCCACCTTGGCAGCCACACAAGTTGCATCCGCATTGAACACCGGCTGCCACACCATGTCACAAGGCTTCGACCACAGATGGTTATCGACCAGAACGAACCATTTTCCGCCGTTCTTGGCGACTGCGCCGACATGTTTCCCATCCGGTGAAAAACACATATCGGTCACGAGCTCATCCACCCATGTCGACCAGGAGGAATCGTTCACGGCAATCGTCCATTTTCCGAATTTGGGGCTGACAATGGCCCCAATTTGGTTTCCATCCGGACTGAAACACACATGCCACAATTGCCCATAGCGATTGGCCCACAGGATATCACCGTCTTTGGCCAGGGTCCATTTTCCGTCGGTGCGCACCGGCGCCACGATGGAGCCATCGGCTGGATGGAAACACGGCTCCCAGACTGTCTGGAAGGTTTTTCCCCAGGGAACGCCGTCGACCGCTATCGTGTAATCGTAGAGCGACAGGCGCACTTCCGCCGCAAGCCGCTGGCCATCCGGGCTGATCCGCTTTCCCCAGACGTTGACGAAGTTCCGATCCCAGACCTTGCCATCGAGAGCTGCCGACATGATGCCTTTTTTGAACATGTCGATGTCCGTCTCGGATGCGGCGATCACCTGAACCGTTGCAGCCGTACGCGCGCCGTCATCACTGATCGTCGGGTCGGTGATGTGCTGGTACGTCTCTTCCCAGGGGTTGTCCTCTACGGCCATTCCGTAAGTCATGTCCTTTTGAAAACAAACGGCTACGGCATCTCCCGCCGGGTTCCAGAGCATATCCCAGACATAGCCGAAGCGGTTTTCCCAAGGGGTTCCATCGACGGCCACAGTCCATTCACCGGAATCCGAAACGATGGCTACCAACCGGTTGTCCGGCGTAAAACGGAGGTTCCATATCTTTTCGAAAGGAGTTTCCCAATCTTCCCCGTTCACACAGACCGTGAACTCCACTTCACCGATGTTGGCAACTGCTGCAACCCGCTCCCCATCGGGGCTTGCCTGAAACTCTTCCACCCATTCGAAGCGGGATTTCCAATCATCCACATCGATCCGTTTCTCTTTCGTTTCCCAATCCCAAAGTCGAGGATCACTCATGAAACCTCCTTTCGGGCCTTTGTTTTTCTACAGATCGCTCATGGCATGTTTCCATGCGCCTTCGTTCCAAAGACAAACGGCTGCGCGGCTTCGGCGCTCAAAACCAGAAACACCCGGTTGTCCCGATATTCGTTGTCTGCGTTGTCGCTGACCACTCTCCGATGATCATAGCCCAGACTCATGTAGAGCCACTGCCGAAGCCGGGCTGTAATCCCGATGCCTGCCTGATAAAATGTATCGTCATCCCGGATTTCATAATCGTTGCTGCGAACCAGGGACCCGATGTACGCCTCGATCCGTTGACTCAATTGCCGGCTCACCCGACCCTGAAACGCCCAATATCGAGTGAAGCCGCGAACTTCGTCTTCGAGAAGCCCGTCATCCCATCCATGTTGAACCCCCAACACCAGATTGCCATGCTCGAAACGCTGGTTCCAACTGGCATTCACGAGATAACTTTCCACCGTTTCATGAGGGGGATTGTCCCGCTCTTTCCACAAATATCCGCCTTCCAGCGACAGGCTGATGCGCCGCGAAAAGGCATGATCGATACCCGTGGCCGCTTCATGGACGTTGTAGTCTTCAAACGATATCCGGTCGAACCGCCGCGTGCTGTACCCGTACCGCGCGTTCCAGCTCGTATGCGGATTGAAGCGCAACGAATATTGCGCATCCATCCGGTGACCCGCATAGTCGTCCGTGTTGACCGTCAAAGGTATGGCTTCACCCGAATCATACGTACCCCGAACATAACGATATCCCAGGCGGATGCCATGCCGTTTGTTGAACCAGTAATCCAATGCTGCAAAAGGACCGTATTCATCGGCATCATTGTATCGCGGATCCTGATTTCGCAGTAACCGATACCGATAGCCGCCGGTCAGGTGGTTTTCCTGACCGAAAATATAATCCAGACTGGCCACCCCATCATTGCTGTCTACGGAATTTCGACCGTTTCGAATACGCAGATCCCTGGCTGTCGCATTCTGGGGCAGTTCGAAAAAATCCTCCGTTCTGTAGTACTGGTCCCGCAAATTGAACTGAACATTTTTGGAAAACCGGTAAAAATAATCGAGATTCGCCCGCTGCCGAACCGTATTGTATTCGTTGTATTTGGCGTAATAAACGAAACCAGGCGCATAGTCGACATTGAGCCTGCTTTTTTTGGTGCTGGCCAGCAGCTTGATTCCCGGTGAAACGACGACGATATAGTCTGACTTGGTATTGGTTTTCTCGAGATCGATGTTGTCTTCATAGCTTTGGCTGACGGTCAACATCGGCGTGATGCGGATATGGGTCTCGGCATGCAACCCACCGAAACCCATCAGCAGGAACAATCCCGTGGTCAGCCAGATCATTCGAAGGATTTTCATGACCCATCCGAGATAACGGATTTCATGGTACCGTGAAAATACATCCCCTGCAACGCGGGGAAGAGTCGTTGTCGCTATCGTTGTCGTAATCGCAATCGAATCCCCGAATCCACAAACCAAGGCTGTTTCACTTGCCATGAGCATTTCAGGATTCCTGCCCATGTAGGGGCGGGTTTAAAAC is from Desulfatirhabdium butyrativorans DSM 18734 and encodes:
- a CDS encoding ATP-binding protein — protein: MRTDSGVLDHEILQALTDWNDWDRPEPETVSRPFYENRLRALSATGEIVVLQGVRRCGKSTILRNAVRYLLADGVPKSDILFLNMEDPRFMGDLTPTLLTRIRELHQRHFRPVGPPHIFLDEVQNISGFDKWLLTEYELHRSRLYVTGSNAHLLGREIGTVLSGRYLTLTVHPLSFAEFLTFRGISVSSPLDIIRLRIEIAGAFDDYLAWGAFPRVARIEDPEVKRLELRAYFDSILLRDVAARHRLDSVESLLNLSRYLLANTATILSLNSLKGSFGSSYHLLNSYVEYLEGAFLINRLPLFDWSQRRQAANPKKIHAVDTGLSALSRGFCHRDSGKLLETVVINELLRQGWELYYGKTSKGLEVDCIALKDGQIHLLMQVCQEMIKPKTRNREIRALFKAAVDIPYAHDARLLILSKGPGEVIRHEGMEIQVVDVIEWLIGGHASGPSGGEP
- a CDS encoding histidine kinase dimerization/phospho-acceptor domain-containing protein, encoding MSIRFVREACWKTYFQSAFVKVAIQAQRFWSDKDAADKANRHKSDFLARMSHEIRAPMNAILRIAEVLSETSLECEKPCIVID
- a CDS encoding VOC family protein, whose translation is MRSIQTTGIHHLAMATSDMDMTIRFWRDLIGLRLVACLGRPGYRHYFFEVSATDMIAFFEWPDVLPAKPKDPGVPVKGPFVFDHVSIGVENEEELWELRDRLDAAGFWVSEPIDHHFIHSIYTFDPNQIALEFSAPVSGIDIRKNPLVTDPSPCLEARKGADPVSGAFPENFVRTPLDERIVYKGN
- the divK gene encoding DVU0259 family response regulator domain-containing protein, with the translated sequence MPKKIMVIDDDPIIVSYLETLFQDNGYETCTASDGLQAMEVVQRERPDLITLDLEMPNEWGSRFYRKLTKDAELRKIPIIVITGLAGQHAVKDAIAYIHKPFDRDKLLGIVKQAIG
- the tmcA gene encoding acidic tetraheme cytochrome c3 TmcA, translated to MNRRIGYGLAAVEGFLCWVVVGFSQENMTHVDNKVFPNPQRPAAVFQHEQHNEAAKIEDCGECHHVYKDGKKVENETSEDRRCSDCHGLKDKGAQPGLTKAFHLNCKGCHEKSGKGPIMCGQCHVK
- the tmcB gene encoding electron transfer complex ferredoxin TmcB — protein: MVHDAVPAEEKTVLDEGIEKGASRLTEERIAEVINRVLYGEGGARIRVYVDTCVHCGLCSEGCHYYLSHDKDPHYSPAGKVKQTLWEMIRKKGRVSPEFMKRAAEIAHTQCNACKRCSMYCPFGIDIAYLMLVVRRIVHLLGMTPLYIQSTAHSHSATMNQMWVKGDEWPDTLQWQEDEARGEVAGLRIPLEKEGAEIMYSVIGPEPKFQAQLIYQAAIIMNAAGMNWTMPATSGWDNSDMAMYTGDNELMGRIKRRHFETAIRLKVKKIVMGECGHAFRSVYDMGNRWLGWKMPPIPIVHAIEFYYDLLKEGRIKIAKKWTDPVTLHDPCNVVRGRGLHEKARYVVSQICENLIEMHPNREHNYCCCAGGGVINCGPPYKMTRMLGNRVKAEQLFETKSKGAKTLIAPCHNCHSGLEDINHHYGLEMDVKFISDILYAVMEKPEKA
- the tmcC gene encoding TmcC family electron transfer complex membrane anchor subunit; its protein translation is MNDLYRFVTGPLAWIAFLVFVAGSLVRIGHMLYLVRKKEAFIFSYFSMSYGLRSIFNWLIPYGPVNMRRHAVLTAVTFIFHLALIFTPIFLLSHVVLWDENWNVSYWSLPDAAADILTVVVIACCAFFWIRRMTQAEVRFLTSASDYVILLLVAAPFVTGFLAYHQVSGYPLFSILHVLTGEIMLMIIPFTRLTHMLFFPFTRAYTGSEFGAVRHARDW
- the tmcD gene encoding electron transfer complex subunit TmcD, producing MSDPRLWDWETKEKRIDVDDWKSRFEWVEEFQASPDGERVAAVANIGEVEFTVCVNGEDWETPFEKIWNLRFTPDNRLVAIVSDSGEWTVAVDGTPWENRFGYVWDMLWNPAGDAVAVCFQKDMTYGMAVEDNPWEETYQHITDPTISDDGARTAATVQVIAASETDIDMFKKGIMSAALDGKVWDRNFVNVWGKRISPDGQRLAAEVRLSLYDYTIAVDGVPWGKTFQTVWEPCFHPADGSIVAPVRTDGKWTLAKDGDILWANRYGQLWHVCFSPDGNQIGAIVSPKFGKWTIAVNDSSWSTWVDELVTDMCFSPDGKHVGAVAKNGGKWFVLVDNHLWSKPCDMVWQPVFNADATCVAAKVEIEKQYGFLINDRLLPFRGEAAWNPEFNPDGTQILLRSIEQGVYVRRVLPIGDVL
- a CDS encoding outer membrane beta-barrel protein; amino-acid sequence: MASETALVCGFGDSIAITTTIATTTLPRVAGDVFSRYHEIRYLGWVMKILRMIWLTTGLFLLMGFGGLHAETHIRITPMLTVSQSYEDNIDLEKTNTKSDYIVVVSPGIKLLASTKKSRLNVDYAPGFVYYAKYNEYNTVRQRANLDYFYRFSKNVQFNLRDQYYRTEDFFELPQNATARDLRIRNGRNSVDSNDGVASLDYIFGQENHLTGGYRYRLLRNQDPRYNDADEYGPFAALDYWFNKRHGIRLGYRYVRGTYDSGEAIPLTVNTDDYAGHRMDAQYSLRFNPHTSWNARYGYSTRRFDRISFEDYNVHEAATGIDHAFSRRISLSLEGGYLWKERDNPPHETVESYLVNASWNQRFEHGNLVLGVQHGWDDGLLEDEVRGFTRYWAFQGRVSRQLSQRIEAYIGSLVRSNDYEIRDDDTFYQAGIGITARLRQWLYMSLGYDHRRVVSDNADNEYRDNRVFLVLSAEAAQPFVFGTKAHGNMP